The Helicoverpa armigera isolate CAAS_96S chromosome 7, ASM3070526v1, whole genome shotgun sequence genomic sequence AAGCATATtcgaaatcaacaaaaaaatattagaactaCCATACACACCTGTGTGAAAGCAGTAACCATTTCTATTCGAGTCATAGCATCATAAAACTCCTGGGCACGACACTGGAACTTCTCGGACAGCTCAATACTCTTCGTATCCAACTTGCAGCCAATCTGCTGAGCTTTCGGAGCGACTATCGGGTCCATACTAACTTTCTTATTAAAACCGCTGGTAATCATGGATACATTATCCGGTTTAACGGTTGTTTCACCTTTCTTGGGGAGGATTAGGCCTTTAGAGAATTCTTCTTTGAGACTACGGATGTACTCGGTAAGTTGGGTCCGGATTTTATCTCGACCAACGTTGTGCATAAATGCTTTGACTCTCTGAGCCTCTTCACCGCTGCCTTTGATTGTGACTGAAATCTGTAATTGAAAAtgattattgtttatgttaatagattgtaacagtaaatattatttttcttctgtaTGCATGTCTTGGAGATCAATGAATATTGAatagttttaatgttataatagaGCTGAAGAATTTATTTGCACCAGCaaatctatttgaaaaattcagagaatgttagatagcccatttcaCATGGAAGGCTACATTTTTATATGGATGGGTACATAGCAGAGTTTCCCATAGGACAAAGGTGAAAccactggtggaagctagttataaaATACTCTTCAGTGTCAATCAACAGCTGTTTccaatcatataaaatccagcTATAAATAACGCTCTTATCGTCCTggttaacattttaatatgaatcaCTTTATATAAATGGATATTACAGACAATGTAATGCATTTTATATTACTGTATTTCTATGTTCTAATAGACAAAAGGAATCTGAGAGCGTTGTTACATGAAATGAGTCATTTCTAAAGCTCAAGTTACAAAAGTAGAGAAAGTAGGTGAATTTGATAGCTGTGAAGGGAAAACTATATTTATAGAAACAAGTACGAATCTAACTGTTTTATTGATGTTGAACATGCAAATTCTATGGAAAAGGAATCTAGGCTAAAGATTTGTAGTGCTTATTGTTGgtactttgtttttaaaagaatatgTGTTTGGTGTATAATCAATTCATTTTTGTTGTGGAATTGGTAATTATGGCAACTGCCTAATTTCTGCATAACAAGATTATTATAAAGCATGAATATTTGACCTACACATACAATGAAAACCTTATTTGTTTGATTAGAAatagataagaaaaaaatatattatcattgaAGCATGACATTGTCAAACCACAGGTTTCCTCTGTGGTTTCATTTCCTTAGTCCATATATGAAACTGTTGTAACTTATCATAAATGCACATATTTTATGTGATAAAGAtggttaattttgaaataattctgCATGAAACTCTAACAATATTCTAGTTTTTTAGGTTAGATAAAACCTAATGTTACTTGAATGTCAAACAGCTAAGCTTGTGAATGAATAAGTGCAAAATTAGCATTGAATATACTCACATCAACTTCGCTAACGTCATTTTCTTCCGACAAGTTGGGAATGCTCACTTCCCCCTTCACAGTTTCCGAACTACCAGCCAGGGTACCTTCCCATTTCAACTTTATGTCCcattcatagaaaaatattagttttccTTTCCTATTGTTCGCTGACGCCTCCCCATCGAGTTTCTCCACCTCCACAATCTTACAACTCACACCATTCTGAGCTATCTTATAGTTATTCAGCAATTCTTTTAGCCTCTCCTTCGACCACGGCCCCGCATTTTTCTCAGTCCAATGCCAGTTGTTCACGTTTGTGGCGTCAGGTCGCTCCTCTACGATCCATCGGGGGTCACCCTCGCCCCACTTGGCCATTTTTCAAGAATCTAACTAGGCACAAGGTCTCAGGATTTATAATCTTCAGAGTATCACACGCGAAAAGTCAAGTTACGCCGTGACAGTCAAGATTTTTGACACGTCCTGGTCACTGAACTTGATCGCAACGTTAGAGATTGATCAAACACACAATATGCTTACAAATAAACCGCGTGCTAGTTTTGAATGACTAGGGATTCTCGTAATTTTCGAGAAAAGTCTCGTAAGAAACGAACCATGCCATCACCGAATGACAGTTGCATACAGTGTtgctatgttattttaaattctcCCGAAAAGGGCTCTTTAAGTATAGTTTTGATCGTTCTGGTTCGTGTGGTATGTAATGGGAGTGAGTTCATTTAGAATTCGAGAAAACTACTATTTATATGCTAATCTATTTAGGTTTTGTACATAAGTTTACATTTCTTGTTCAGGTACTGTATAAATTATCTTTTTGTACTATGTGTGTACCGATAATTGCGCAAATTTAATCTACTTTAAGTTTTAGGTCATACCcatttaagttaatattttatattttaaatatattcaatcaaCTTTTTATTGCATTCGGAAAAAAGCTtatcaataaatgaaaatatttccccATAAAGTGGTACTTCTCATAGCATGGCAATTATTTGACAGGTTCTGTATGATTCTAGAAAACGGGTGTGCCAACATAATGACCACTTCCGGATGTCAAATGCAAAACGTTTCAATTCACTCAAAAATCGTTTGCTGCTTCCGTcaataaaaataggtaaatacATTTACTTTCACGAAAAGTAAATGATACGTGTCCTCCTGACTTTACCAATTTACCTTGCCTATAATTTACTAACTATAGACCCACTAACGTAATTTCTCTCGCCTCAGGAATTACTCTGTAAGAGTTGAAGCGCCTTTTCATTTTATCATCGCAATTGTTTCTAGAAGTTTGTTGCTATGAGATGATTGTTTGTTCGCAATAACATGTAAGCCTAGAGATCGAGCCGCGCCTCTAGAATTATAGCAAGAATGTTAGAGCGGAGTAAGAACTAAACAAGAGTTTACAAGAGCAAAGATATTAGACTAAGATTCCTACAAGTAGTTGAAGAGGTTCCCCAAACCAAAATAGGCGTTCGCTTCGCATAGTTTCAGCCCAAAAATATGCACATAAGAATTACCAAGAGCTTTAACCGGATTCAAGGACTGTCTGTTAGCGTTATCAAAAACTGGTTTACCTAATTCTTTTGTCAGCGTTATTTGATTGCCTACGCTGATAAGTAATATTAGGaaaacctacctaattatgaaCTTATACTTTCCCAGCATAGTAGATAGATTGCGATTAGGTAGACTTTTCTTTAAGTGGGTAACTTAGCTACTAATGATTCGAAGTTGGCTTTTGTTAACCCATATAGGTATCCGTATTATCATTTCTTGTGCAAACTTGTgatgaaaacattttgaggaaaccggAAGTGGGTAGGAATAGTCAAAAATCTCTAATTCGACTTGAACAAGGGTGATCTAACTTTAGAAGGAGCTTTTAACGAgcacatcatctcccgagcctttttcccactATGTAGGGGGCCGGCtgccagtcttaccggatgcagctgagtaccaatgtttggAAACCGACATTGTCCatcataggtacctaggtattacctatattagtttggataaaatgatttttatttgtatgttctAGTCTCTAAGTTAGGCAAATCTCCTTTGActaaatattcaataaacaaacTTAACACACATGGGGCATACTAAACACATACCTATTATGTATCTGTCAAGGTCactgtataaattaaatacataatatcataCCATTGATCACCAATTGGTCGAAACACGTTATCTTAGTGCGAGTGAGATAACAGACCGGCCTCGAGAAATAAATCCAGTACGTTTCGGAGTCCGCTCAGCGCAGGCGCGGCCGTATTCATCGCgtattgcaaataataaaagaaaaacaacaatgTTCCCATTACGCCGCGTTGGCAGCAAGGTGTGTGCATCAGTgcttcaattaaaaataaattttatcactATGGTCGAGTAaaaattcgaaatttaaattaaaagttttgccAACATTTAGAAAACGTGGTATCCTATAGTTTACtagtttatttctataaaaataatgaccGGTTTTTCAGATTCTGGAGCAATGGCGGGCTCCAGTGGTTGCAGCGAAAGTGCAGAGGAATTACAGCTCCGAAGCGCCACGACCTTTGTCCGTTTTGACAGAAGAAGAATTGACTATGAAAGACACAAGTGAGTGAGCTTTTGGTCTTAAAGTAGGGTTCAATTGAAGAGGTCCGGGTTCGCAAATCGCAACTAAGTTTTCAACTAACTTTATCAGAAGTAACTAACTCAAATCCCAAATcaacattttgatattaaatgAACACCAAAGtttagtattaattaatgaGGTTGTTAGTAATACAAAAACTGGTAATTCAACaatgcaaaatataaatataaa encodes the following:
- the LOC110372451 gene encoding activator of 90 kDa heat shock protein ATPase homolog 1, whose translation is MAKWGEGDPRWIVEERPDATNVNNWHWTEKNAGPWSKERLKELLNNYKIAQNGVSCKIVEVEKLDGEASANNRKGKLIFFYEWDIKLKWEGTLAGSSETVKGEVSIPNLSEENDVSEVDISVTIKGSGEEAQRVKAFMHNVGRDKIRTQLTEYIRSLKEEFSKGLILPKKGETTVKPDNVSMITSGFNKKVSMDPIVAPKAQQIGCKLDTKSIELSEKFQCRAQEFYDAMTRIEMVTAFTQGHVKMEAEKGGKFALFGGNITGEFRELVPPKKIVQYWRYKQWPAQHFSEVTFTIDEKDDHTLVTVKQDLVPTAEVDQTRDNWRRYYFDSIKRAFGFGAFL